The Microbacterium trichothecenolyticum sequence GCCCCCAGCCCGGCGAGCGGCAGCCACCCGGCCGCCTGCACGGCATCGAGGTGCAGGGGTACGCCACGGGCGTGGGCGACGGCGGCGAGGGTCGCGGCATCTTGGACCGTGCCGATCTCGTTGTTGGCGTAGCCGACGCTGACCAGGGCGGTGTCGTCGCGCAGCGCATCGTCGAGGGCGGCGGCGCTGAGCGAGCCCGTGGCGTCGACGCGTGCGCGCGTCACCTCGACCCCGTGCAGACGCCGCAGGTAGTCGGCGGAGGCGAGCACGGATTCGTGTTCGATCGCCGTGGTGATCAGGTGCGTCTTGCCCGAGCCGAGCACGAGGCCTTTGATCGCGGCGTTGTTCGACTCGGTCCCGCCGGAGGTGAACATCACATCGCTCGCGCGCATGCCGAGAACGGCGGCCACGCGGGCGCGCGCGTCGTCGAGAGCGGATGCCGCGGCCTCGCCCACCTCGTGGTGGCTCGACGGGTTGCCGAAGAACCGGGTGAGATACGGCGCCATGGCCTCGAGCACCTCGGGGCGCACGGGGGTGGTGGCGGCGTTGTCGAGGTAGAGCGTCACGCCGTCTCGATGCTGATGTCCAGGCCCAGATCGAGCGCGGGAGCCGAGTGGGTGAGGGCGCCGACCGAGATGACGTCGACCCCGGTCTCGGCGATGGCGCGGACGGTGCCGAGGTTGACCCCGCCCGAGGCTTCGACCTGCGCTGCCCCGGCGATGCGCGCGACCCCCGTGCGCAGGTCGTCGAGCGAGAAGTTGTCGAGCATGATCGTGCCCACGCCCGCCGCCAGCACCGCGTCGATCTGGTCGAGTCGGTCGACCTCGACCTCGACGTGCGTCGTGTGCGGCAGTCGGGCGATGGCGCTCTCGAGCGCTTGCGTCACCGAGAGTCCGCTCGCGGTCAGCACCGCGAGGTGATTGTCTTTGGCCATCACGGCGTCCGAGAGCGAGAAGCGGTGGTTGTGCCCGCCGCCGTCGCGCACGGCCTGCCGCTCGATCGCTCGCAGGCCGGGAGTGGTCTTGCGCGTGTCGGCGATGCGGGCTCCGGTGTGCGCGACCTCGGCGACGTACCGGTGGGTGAGCGTCGCGATGCCCGACATGTGCTGCACGAAGTTGAGTCCGATCCGCTCGGCGGTCAGCACCGCTCGCGCGGGACCGGTGACCGTGGCGAGCACGTCACCGGGGGCGAAGGACTCGCCGTCGGCGACGAGGAGCTCGACGAGAGCGGACGGGTCGGTCAGCGTGAAGGCTGCCGTGAACACCGCGCCGCCGCTGAAGACGCCGGGCACCCGCGCGACGAGTTCGGCCGTGGCCGTGGCCTCCGCCGGGATGAGCGCCTCGCTCGTGAGGTCGCCCCACGGCGCGTCTTCTTCGAGGGCGGCGGAGACGACACGGTCGATGGCGGCACGGGTCAGCATGCGAGAACCTCTCGAGGAGCGGGGGTGGATGCCGGCACGGCGGGCGATCCATCGACGTCGGGGCGGGTGTCGGTCGAGGCCGCGTCGGCGCAAGCGCGGCCGGCGTGAGTCGGGCCCGCCATGTCGTCAGGAGCCGCAGCGTCGGCGGCGTCCGCGCGGAAGTGCGCGCCGACCGAACCGGTGCGGGTCTGTGCAGCCGCCACGACGTGGCTCGCGACGAGGAGCAGGTTGTCGTCTTCGACCGACATCGGGGTCGAGACGGTGGCCCATGCGGCGAGCACCCCGGCCGCGCGCGCGAGTCCGTCCGCGTCGCGAACGAGTCCCGCCGCGTTCCACATCAGCTGTTGCAGCGCCGCTCGCGAGAACGGCGGCGCATCGTCGGCCGCGGTCGCGGCCATCACGGCTGTCGCGAGGGGAACGACCGGCCACGAGGTATCGCGCGCGACCGCCGTGCCCGCGCGCGCCCCGAACACGGCGCCCTCCAGCAGGGAATTGGATGCCAGACGGTTGGCGCCGTGCACCCCGGTGCGCGCCGTCTCGCCCACGGCGTACAGCCCGGGCACGTTCGTACGCCCGTCGAGATCGGTGACGACCCCGCCCATCAGGTAGTGCGCCGCGGGGGTGACGGGAATGGGCTCGCGCGCCCAGTCGAGCCCGCGTTCACGCACGGCGGCGTCGATCGTGGGAAAGCGCTGAGCGAGTCGTTCGGCGCCCAGGGCCGTGGCATCCAGGCGCACGGGGCGCCCGCCCTGCGCGGCCATGGCGCGGGCGTTGGCGCGTGCGACGACATCGCGGGGAGCGAGCTCGCCGTCGGGGTGAGCGTCGAACGCGAACCGGCGGCCGGTGTCGTCGATGAGGGTCGCGCCTTCGCCGCGGACGGCTTCTGACACGAGGAACGGTGCGCCGACCGCGAGGGCCGTGGGGTGGAACTGCACGAACTCCAGGTCGGCGACCGCGGCTCCGGCTCTGATCGCCGCCGCGATGCCGTCGCCGGTCGCGCCGGCGGGGTTGGTGGCGTGGGCGTAGAGCTGGCCCGCGCCCCCGGTGGCGAGGATCACGGCGTCGGCCGCGAGGCGCTCGCCGTCGGCGAGCTCGACGCCCCCGGCGCGTCCGTCGGTCACGATGAGATAGCGAAGCAGCGCGTGCTCGCGCACCGTGATGCCGGCTGCCCGCACCGCATCGCCCAGCGCGGCCTGGATCACGGCTCCCGTCGCATCGCCGCCGGCGTGCAGAATGCGCGGCACCGCGTGCGCGGCCTCGAGTCCGCGAGAGAAGTCGCCGTCGGCTGCACGATCGAAGGCGACCCCGCGCTCGACGAGCTCACGGATGCGCGCCGGTCCCTCGGCGACGAGCACGTCGACCGCAGCGGGATCGTTCAGTCCGGCGCCGGCCGTGAGGGTATCGGCCGCGTGGGATGCGACGTGGTCGTCGGGTGCCGTGACCGCGGCGATGCCGCCCTGAGCCCACCGCGTGTTCGTGTCGGCCAGGGCGCCCTTGGTGACGACGGTGACAAGGCATCCGCTCTCGTGGGCGTGCAGCGCCGCCGTGAGACCGGCGATGCCGCTGCCCACCACGACGACGGTGGTCATTTCACGGCGCCGCTGGGCTTGGCCGCGAGCATGCGCTCGAGGGCGACACGGGCGGGGTCGGCGACATCGGCCGGGACCGTGATGCGGTTGACGACCTCGCCCGCGACGAGCGACTCGAGCACCCAGGCGAGGTAGCCGGGGTGGATGCGGTACATCGTGGAGCAGGGGCAGACGACCGGGTCGAGGCAGAAGATCTCGTGCTGCGGATATTGCGCGGCCAGGCGCTGCACGAGGTTGATCTCGGTGCCGATCGCGAAGGTCGTGGGCTCGGTCGCGGCGGCGATGGCCTTGCGGATGACATCCGTCGATCCCGCCTCGTCCGCGGCATCCACGACGTCCATCGGGCACTCGGGGTGCACGATCACGCGGACGCCGGGGTGCTCGGCGCGGGCCTTGTCGATCTGGTCGACGGTGAAGCGGCGGTGCACCGAGCAGAAGCCGTGCCACAGGATGACGCGGCTGTCTTGCAGCGTCTGCGCGTCGCTGCCGCCCAGCGGCTTGCGGGGGTTCCACATCGGCATCTGCTCGAGCGGCACGCCCATCGCCTTGGCGGTGTTGCGGCCGAGGTGCTGGTCGGGGAAGAACAGCACGCGGCGCCCGCGCGCGAACGCCCACTCCAGCACGGTGCGGGCGTTGGAAGAGGTGCAGACGATGCCGCCGTGACGGCCGACGAAGCCCTTGATGGCGGCGGACGAGTTCATGTACGTCACCGGGATCACGGGGACCAGGCCCTCGGCATCCGGGGTCTCCAGGTCTCCCAGCACGTCGGCGAGCTGCTCCCAGCACTCCTCGACCTGGTCGATGTCGGCCATGTCGGCCATCGAGCAGCCCGCGGCGAGGTTCGGCAGGATGACGGCCTGCTCGGGCTGCGACAGCAGGTCGGCGGTCTCGGCCATGAAGTGCACGCCGCAGAAGACGATGGCCTCGGCCTGCGGGTGCTCGAGTGCGGCGTTGGCGAGCTGGAACGAGTCGCCCACGTAGTCGGCGTGACGCACGACCTCTTCGCGCTGGTAGAAGTGCCCGAGCACGACCACGCGGTCGCCGAGCGTCTCTTTCGCGGCGCGGATGCGGGCGTCGAGCTCGTCGTCCGAGGCCTCGCGGTACGCCAGGGGCAGCTCGCCCTGGCGCGGGGCGCCGGTGGGGATCACGTCGCCCATCGACGAGCCCGGGCCGTATCCGGGACGGGTGTCGAAGTCCCACGGGCCGACGGCGAGGTCGGTCGTGCACGTCGCGTCGGTCGACGCGCCGGTGACGATCGCTTGGATCGCGTGGTCGACCGAGGGGTCGATCGCCGGTCGGGGCTGCAGGGTGATGAGGGTGGCGGACATGGGCGTTCCGATCAGTGACGGGAGCGGAGCGGGCCGCGGTCGGCGAGCTCCACATCGCGGTTGTAGCGGTACAGGCGAGCGGGGCGGTGGCTTCCCGTGCGGAAGCGCTCGGTCGGGATGAGGGTGTCGGAGGTGTCGACCTGGCGGCGGAAGTTCGCGGGGTCCAGGCGCTTGCCGAGGATCGACTCGGTCACTTCGCGCAGGTCGGCGAGCGTGAACTCGTCGGGCAGCAGGCCGTGCGCGATGCGGCTGTAGCCGACCTTGTTGCGCAGGCGCCACAGCGTGTACTCGACGATGTCGTTGTGGTCGAACGCGAGCGCGGGCAGATCGTTCGCGTCGAACCACTCGACGTTCTCGGGAGCGTCGCCCTGCCGTGCGTGGGCGGCGACCTGGGCGTCGACCTCGTCGGAGCGCAGCAGCGCCCAGTACACGATCGACACCACGCGCGTGGGGGAGCGGTCGACCGCCCCGAACGCGTACAGCTGCTCGAGGTAGCTCGGGGTGAGACCGGTTGTCTCGGCGAGGGTGCGGGATGCCGCGGCGTCGAGCTCTTCGGTCGCGTCGAGCCAGCCGCCGGGAAGCGCCCACCGTCCGTCGAAGGGGTCGCGCGTGCGGCGCACGAGGGGGAGCGACAGCACCGGTTCGTCATGGGCGTCCCGACGCACGCTGAAGATGACGGTCGACACCGCGACGCGCACGTCGGCGTCGCGGTTCTCGGCTCGAGGGGTTCGTGTCACAGTGACCATATCTCCGACATCTGATCTTAGTGTCACCCCGACCCAAAGTGCGAATCCGCGCTGATGATCGGGGGTTTGGGGCGGGTTTGACCGTTCGGGGCGCGGAATTCCCCGCCCCGAACGGAAAACCCCGCCCCAAACCGAGGGAGACCGGGGCGTCCGCGCGTCGAAAGGGTTCTCACAGGGGTGCGACCTAGCCTCGAGAGGGACTCAGGAGGTCGGATGCCGATCATCGACATCGTTCTGATCGCCCTTCTGGCGATCGCACTCATCGCGGGGCTCTCGCGCGGATTCCTCGCCACGATCGGCTTCTTCGCCGGTCTCGCCCTCGGCGCGGTCGCGGCGTACTGGGCGACGCCCTTCGTGGGGCAATGGGTCGCCGACCCGATGTGGCGCGGCCCCGCCATGATCGGCGCGGGTGTCTTCCTCCTGCTCGTCGGGTCGGGCCTCGGCAGTGCCGTCGGCCGGTTCTTCCGGCGAGGTGCCGACCGCATCAAGCTCCGGGTGCCGGAACGGCTGCTCGGCGGAGTCGTCAACGTCGCGGCGGCGGCCCTCGCGATCTCGTTCGTCGCCGGCTCGCTGATCCCCGCGGGGCTGCCGGCGGTCTCTGCCGCGCTCGGGTCTTCGGCCGTCGTCCGCACGATCGACGACATCACCCCCGCCCCGGTGCGCGGCGCGCTCGCCGACCTGCGGGGGACGGTCTTCGCCGGAGGCATCCCGCGCCTGGGCGAGCTGATCCAGATCGGCCCCGTGCCCAGCGCCCCCGCGGTCGCCCTCGACGACCCGGCGTTGACGCAGGCGGCCCAATCGGTGGCGCGCATCTCGGGGACCGCCTACGCGTGCGGCATCACGTCGAGCGGCTCCGGCTTCGTGGTGGCAGATGATCGCATCGTGACGAACGCTCACGTCGTCGCGGGCGTCGACACCCCTCTCGTCGAACTGCCCGGGCGCCCCGCCCGCGAGGGCCGCGTGGTCTACTTCGACCCCACCGACGACATCGCGGTGGTCTCGGTCGACGACCTGGATGCCGCGCCCCTGTCGATCTCGTCGACGCTCCCCGTGGGCTCGCCCGCCGTCGTGCAGGGATACCCCGGTGGCGGGCCGTTCACCTCGGGCAGTGCGCAGATCCTCTCCGAGGGCACGGTTCCCGTGCCCGACATCTACGACACCGCTTCGACCCCGCGCGACATCTACGCGCTCGCGGGCATCGTGCGACCGGGTAATTCCGGTGGGCCCCTGCTCACGACCGGCGGCGAGGTCGCGGGTATCGTCTTCGCCCGTTCCGACACCGACGACAACGTCGGTTACGCCATGACGCCCGCAGAACTGCTACCCGTGATGGCGCAGATGGATTCGCTGTCGACCCCCGTGGCATCCGGAAGCTGCACGCGCCGCTGACCGGCCGGCTCCCGCGCCCTGGCGTCGCATCGCGCGTCGCTATGCCGGTGCACGTTGAGCGTCCAGAACACGCCGTTGATGGGCTCACCCGCGCGGCGTTTCTTGGACACTCAACGGACAGGGGATGCCGCCACCCTCTCGGCCTGCGTGAAGGTCGTCTCGGCCGTTCAGACGCTGAAAAAGGCGCTCGACGACGGTAAGACGCCCAGAGAAACCTTGAGCAGAGCGGCAGAGATGTGGCGATCCCGGGAAAGCATCTCGGTCTTCTCTAGGTGCATGCAGGCGAAGAGCGCGAAGAGTCTGGACGCTCTCGACGCGGGAGCGAATGTGGTGGAAGTGACGTAGGAGTTCGCGGCCAGCAGGCGAAGTTCTCCACAGGAGGATCTCGCCCGATGCGCTACGTGTTTACACTGCTTCGCATGGGGGCCATTTCTGTATCCGTCGACGAGTTGCGGAGGGCGGCGGCGAAGATGGGCGACATGGCGCCCGACGCCGCCGAACTATCCGTTCTGACCCTGGCGGACCAGCCCGACCTCAGCCTCGCCCTGGCGGAGTTCATTGGCTGCATGAACGACTGCACAGCCGAGCGCCGTCGTGCCGTCGACGCGCTGGCTACGGGCCTACGCGAGGTGGCGGGCATGTTCGAGAACATGGATGCCGGCGCGCAAGCCGACGTCCGAGCGCTGGGGGCCGTCGAGGGCTGGACCGTCGAATGACAGCGGCGTTGGGTGACACCCGCGATCCGTCCGAGCTAATCCCCGGCGATGTCAGCGCATTGCACCAGGCAGCGGCCGTGTGGCGAGCCCGCGCGCAGCGCGCTGACGACGTCGCCGCGAAACTCCGTGCGATGCAGGCGCTTCCGGAATGGGCGGGCGACGCCGCTGACGCCTATGAGACCCGCGTCGTCGCGGTCGCGTCCGGTTGGGCCGCGATGGCGTTCGCCTTCCGGGCGGGCCAGGCGGCGATCGAGGAGTTCGCCACCGCCCTCGATGCTGCGCGGGGGAGGGCCGGAGACGCCATCGAGCTGTGGGACCGCGCCGACCAGCTGGATGCCTCAGCGTTCCAGGATGCGTCCCCAGAGACCTCCGGGTGGCTCGGCCCCGACCGGCGGTCCTTCATGGGATCCGGAGTCCGTGCGGAAGCGCGCTCGCTTTTGGAGGACGCGAGATCGGCGCTGGATGCCGCCGCGCGGGGAGCCGCCGCAGCGCTCCGGAGCGCGATAGCCGTGCCCGATCTCGGCGCGGACGAGTGGGCGGCCTTGCTCACCGGTTGCGCCACTCCCGCCCAGGTGCTCGATGCTCTCGCGGGCGCCGACGGATCGAGCCTCGCGGCTCTCCTTCAGGGGCGACCCGGGCTGGCCGCCATTCTCGCCCAGGCCGAGCCTGCCGCCGTCGGGCCCTGGTGGGCCGAACTCGACGAGGCGCAGAAAGACGCGCTCATTCACGCGGCCCCGGCCATCATCGGCAACCTCGGCGGAGTCTCATACGCGGCACGCGACGAAGCCAACCGCATCTGGCTCGACGCCCAACTCGATGAAGCACGTGCCGCGCTCGCCGAAGCGGAGAAGCCCCCGACGTTCCACGAGATGCTCGGTGGACGCGGTGCGGCTGTCGCGCACGCGGAGCAGCTCGAGCAGGCGCGCACTCGGGTGGCGGGGTTGGAGGCCGTTCAGGCGTCTCTCGTGACGCCGGACGGCGGGGCTCCCCGGAGCTTGATCACGCTGACCGCAGACTCGCCACCGTTGGCGGCGATTTCGATTGGAGACCTCGACGCCGCGGACAACGTCACATTCGCGGTGCCCGGGATGGGAACCACGACGGAGGGAATCGAGGATTGGACGCGTGCCTCTCAAAATCTCGCCGACCTGCAGAACCGGTTGGCTCCGGAGCAGGAGCACGCCGTCGTGGCCTGGGTTGGGTATGAGACGCCTCCCATTCCTGTCGCCGAAGGTGGTTTCGGCGTGATGGGCAACGCATTCGCCGAGAGGGGAGCAGCAAATCTCGGGCGCGATCTGGCGGTTGTGGATGCGATGCGCCCAGGGGCGCTGGTGAACGTCGTGGCTCACTCGTACGGGACGACGACTTCGTCGATTGCTCTTACACGTGACGATGTTCACGTTGATGCATATGTGACGTTGGGGTCAGCCGGTCTCCCCGCTGACATCGATTCTGCGAGTGACCTTCACGCCGACCACGTCTTCGCCGGGCAGGCCCAAGACGTATGGGCCATCGATCCCGCGGGAGGCGATCAGTGGGCCTGGACCGGACGTCTCTCTCCGGAGCATCCCGTGAATCCCATCAGCCCCGATTTCGGCGCCCATGGCTTCAGCGTGGTGGGAGGCGATGGGCCCGAACCCGTCACCGATCATGGCGTGCTCACCCCGAGCGGTACCGGATACCTTGATATCCGCACCGAGTCGTTGCGAAATGTAGCGCTCGCGACGAGCGGGTATTCAGACGCTGTCTCGCCGTACGCTGCACCCGGTCCCACTCCTCTCCAACAGGCTTTTATCGAAGGGCTTGCGCATGGCACTGGGTACTAGATTCTGCGTCGAGCGCGTCTTCGCCGGAGTCCTTCTATTGGGATCGCTGCTTGTCGTCTCGGCATGTGGCACGAGCAAAGAGGTGGAAATGAGCCCAGCCGAAGCGCGCGACGCCCTTGTGAGCACGATCGAGAAAAGCGCGGGGCAGCTTCAGGTCGATGGGTGGTCGCGAAGCCACGCCCCAGAGGTTGGCAACTGCGGGGCGCGTCGCGGTGAACGAGCGGATTACTCCTATTCATATGGCGCTCCTGCGCCGGACAGCGACCACGAGGCCGACGCCAGGAAGATCGCGGACTACTGGCGTTCGCTCGGCATGCAGGTTCGCCTGGTCGAAAGCCCCGACTATGTCGTCTACGCCTCGGGAGGCCCGGTTGCGGGCCTGACTTTCTCCACGGCCCCAGGCAACTATTTCATCGCCGGCGAATCCCTCTGCGTCCCCGGCGACGCCACCGAGCTCCGCAAGCAGGACAACAGCTGAACCTCTCACGGCGCTCGCCGAAGCTCCGCTAAGCTGAGCCCACAAGTCCACACCGGCCCCATGATCGATGCGGGAGAGCTCCGGCGCACGCTGCCGGGCACCGAAGGAGCAAGCCTCCCCGCCAATCTCTCAGGTACGCGTACCGCGTCGATCGGGCCACTCTGGAAAGTGATCCGGGTGCACCGCGCCGGATCCGCCGACGGTGAAAGCCCCGCGATCGCGGAGCGAAACTCTCAGGCCCATGACAGAGGGGGAGTTCTCAGGCGCCGCCCGGCGTCTGTCCGTCATCGCGAACGGCAGAACTCATGACCGAAGCCCCCGCTCCACCCCGCACGTCGCCGCTGAACGATCGGCACGAGGCCCTCGGCGCCTCGTTCACCGATTTCGGCGGCTGGAACATGCCGGTGCGCTACACCTCCGACCTCGCCGAGCACCACGCTGTTCGGCAGGCCGCCGGCCTGTTCGACATCTCGCACATGGCCGAGATCCTCGTCGAGGGTCCGGCCGCGGCCGCGTTCCTCGATTACGTGCTCGCCGGTCGTATCTCGACGATGAAGGTGGGCAAGGCGAAGTACTCGCTCGTGCTGGCCGAGAGCGGCGGCATCGTCGACGACGTCATCGTCTACCGCACCGGCGACCAGAACTTCCTCGTCATCGCGAATGCCGGGAATCGGGATGCCGTGAACGCGGCGTTCGAGGCCGCTCGCGCCGCGTGGGGCCCCGCGCCGGAGGCCGCGACAGGCGCAGCCGCCGAGGTCGGTGCCGAAGGTGAGGTCGCAGCCGAAGAGACCGGTACACGCTCCTTCGCCTTCGTTGCCGGATCGACCGGCTTGCGCGTCGAAGACGTCACCGACGACTACGCGCTCATCGCCCTCCAGGGGCCTCGAGCCCGCGGCATCCTGAGCTCCACCCCTGGCGTCGAGGTCTCGGGAACCCCGCTCGACGCGCTGGGCTACTACGCCTGGACCGACGGCACTTTCGACGGCGCGCCGCTCTTCGTCGCCCGCACCGGCTACACGGGCGAAGACGGGTACGAGCTGCTGATCCCGCTCGCACAGGCCGGGGCGCTGTGGGACGCCGTGCTTGCCGCGGGCGCGTCGGACGGCCTCGTGCCGTGCGGACTCGCCGCGCGCGACACCCTCCGCCTCGAGGCCGGCATGCCGCTGTACGGCCACGAGCTCTCGCGCGACATCGTTCCCGCCCAGGCCGGTCTCGGCCGCGCCGTCGCTGTCGACAAAGAAGAGTTCGTCGGAAAGAACGGCGTCTCCACGGCGCCGTCCGACGCCCCCGTGCTCGTCGGCCTCGTCTCGGAGGGACGCCGCGCCGGCCGCGCCGGATACGCCGTGCTGCACGGTGACGACGTCGTCGGCGAGATCACCAGCGGCGCCCTCAGCCCCACCCTCGGCCACCCCGTCGCGATGGCGTTCGTCGCCCCCGCGGCATCCGACCTCGGCACCGACCTGACCATCGACGTGCGCGGAACCCGTATCCCCGCGACCGTCACCGCCCTTCCCTTCTACCGGAGAAACGCATGACCGACCTCACCTCCCTCCGCTACACCTCCGAGCACGAGTGGATCGCCCTCGAGGGCGACATCGCGACGGTCGGTATCACCGACTTCGCCGCCGACAAGCTCGGCGACGTCGTCTTCGTCGAGCTGCCCGGCGCCGACTCCGCGGTCACCGCGGGCGACGTCTGCGGCGAGATCGAGTCGACCAAGTCGGTCGGCGAGCTCTACGCGCCGCTGAACGGCACCGTCGTCGAGGTGAACGACGCCGTCGTCGACGACCCCTCGCTCGTGAACGCCGAGCCGTTCGACGGCGGGTGGCTCATCAAGATCCGCATCGAGGGCGACCTTCCGGGCGACCTGCTCGACCGCGCCGCCTATGAGGAACTCACCGCATGAGCACCCTTCTTCCCCCGCGGACCGTCACCGGTACCCCGGCCGTCTTCGTCGATCGCCACATCGGCGTCGATGCCGCGGCGCAGGCCCGCATGCTCGAGATCGTGGGGTACGACAGCGTCGAGGCGCTCGTCGAGACCGCCGTCCCGGCATCCATCCACGTCCAGCCCCGCCCGACGAGCGACATCCCGCCCGCCGCGACCGAGGCCGAGGCGCTCGCCGAGCTGCGCGAGCTCGCCTCGGCCAACCGATCGGCACGCCCGCTGATCGGCCTGGGCTACTACGACACCTTCACGCCGTCGGTGATCGCGCGCAACGTCCTCGAGAACCCCTCCTGGTACACCGCCTACACGCCGTACCAGCCCGAGATCTCGCAGGGTCGCCTCGAGGCGCTCATCAACTTCCAGACGATGGTCACCGACCTGACGGGCCTCGCCACGGCAAACGCCTCGATGCTCGACGAGTCCACCGCGGTCGTCGAGGGCATGCTCGTCGCCCGCCGCGCGTCGAAGGCCAAGACCGACGTCTTCCTCGTCGACGTCGACGCCCTGCCGCAGACGAAGGCGCTGCTGCACCACCGCGCGACGGCCGTCGGCATCCGCATCGTCGAGACGGCCTACGACGGCGACCTGCCCGAGGCGTTCGGCGCCTTCGTGCAGTACCCCGGCGCGACCGGGCGCGTGTGGGACTTCTCGGCCGTCGCCGACGCGGTGCACAGCGCGGGCGGCCTCGTCGTCGCCGCGGCCGACCTGCTCGCCCTCACGCTGCTGCGCTCGCCGGGCGCGCTCGGCGCCGACGTCGCGGTGGGCACCACCCAGCGCTTCGGCGTGCCGCTCGGCTTCGGCGGTCCGCACGCGGGCTACATGGCCGTGCGCGCGGGTCTTGAGCGCCAGCTTCCGGGTCGCCTGGTCGGCGTGTCTCAGGATGCCGTCGGCCACCCCGCCTACCGCCTGTCGCTGCAGACGCGTGAGCAGCACATCCGCCGCGAGAAGGCGACCTCGAACATCTGCACCGCCCAGGTGCTGCTGGCCGTCATGGCGGCGATGTACGCGGTGTACCACGGCCCCCAGGGGCTCAAGGGCATCGCGACACGGGTCGCGCAGAAGGCCGACGCCCTGGCATCCGCTCTGCGTTCCTTCGACCTGCACCTCACCAGCGATGCCTTCTTCGACACCCTGCGCGTGCACGTGCCGGGCCGTGCGCAGGACGTCGTCGACCGCGCCCGCGAGCGCGGTTACCAGCTGTTGTGGGTGGATGACGCGACCGTCGGC is a genomic window containing:
- a CDS encoding cysteine desulfurase family protein is translated as MTLYLDNAATTPVRPEVLEAMAPYLTRFFGNPSSHHEVGEAAASALDDARARVAAVLGMRASDVMFTSGGTESNNAAIKGLVLGSGKTHLITTAIEHESVLASADYLRRLHGVEVTRARVDATGSLSAAALDDALRDDTALVSVGYANNEIGTVQDAATLAAVAHARGVPLHLDAVQAAGWLPLAGLGADAVTVAGHKIGAPKGTGILALRGRLPFEPLLHGGGQQRGRRSGTPDVAGAVAIARALELAEHERAGEATRVAAIREAFTARVLALLPEARVTGHPHRRLPGTASFVFPGTNGETVLLELERRGIVSSSGSACAAGSDEASHVLLAVGIAHDDARTAVRFTLPHGLSQSLDPVADALAEAVRAVGSRG
- the nadC gene encoding carboxylating nicotinate-nucleotide diphosphorylase — translated: MLTRAAIDRVVSAALEEDAPWGDLTSEALIPAEATATAELVARVPGVFSGGAVFTAAFTLTDPSALVELLVADGESFAPGDVLATVTGPARAVLTAERIGLNFVQHMSGIATLTHRYVAEVAHTGARIADTRKTTPGLRAIERQAVRDGGGHNHRFSLSDAVMAKDNHLAVLTASGLSVTQALESAIARLPHTTHVEVEVDRLDQIDAVLAAGVGTIMLDNFSLDDLRTGVARIAGAAQVEASGGVNLGTVRAIAETGVDVISVGALTHSAPALDLGLDISIETA
- the nadB gene encoding L-aspartate oxidase, which gives rise to MTTVVVVGSGIAGLTAALHAHESGCLVTVVTKGALADTNTRWAQGGIAAVTAPDDHVASHAADTLTAGAGLNDPAAVDVLVAEGPARIRELVERGVAFDRAADGDFSRGLEAAHAVPRILHAGGDATGAVIQAALGDAVRAAGITVREHALLRYLIVTDGRAGGVELADGERLAADAVILATGGAGQLYAHATNPAGATGDGIAAAIRAGAAVADLEFVQFHPTALAVGAPFLVSEAVRGEGATLIDDTGRRFAFDAHPDGELAPRDVVARANARAMAAQGGRPVRLDATALGAERLAQRFPTIDAAVRERGLDWAREPIPVTPAAHYLMGGVVTDLDGRTNVPGLYAVGETARTGVHGANRLASNSLLEGAVFGARAGTAVARDTSWPVVPLATAVMAATAADDAPPFSRAALQQLMWNAAGLVRDADGLARAAGVLAAWATVSTPMSVEDDNLLLVASHVVAAAQTRTGSVGAHFRADAADAAAPDDMAGPTHAGRACADAASTDTRPDVDGSPAVPASTPAPREVLAC
- the nadA gene encoding quinolinate synthase NadA, producing the protein MSATLITLQPRPAIDPSVDHAIQAIVTGASTDATCTTDLAVGPWDFDTRPGYGPGSSMGDVIPTGAPRQGELPLAYREASDDELDARIRAAKETLGDRVVVLGHFYQREEVVRHADYVGDSFQLANAALEHPQAEAIVFCGVHFMAETADLLSQPEQAVILPNLAAGCSMADMADIDQVEECWEQLADVLGDLETPDAEGLVPVIPVTYMNSSAAIKGFVGRHGGIVCTSSNARTVLEWAFARGRRVLFFPDQHLGRNTAKAMGVPLEQMPMWNPRKPLGGSDAQTLQDSRVILWHGFCSVHRRFTVDQIDKARAEHPGVRVIVHPECPMDVVDAADEAGSTDVIRKAIAAATEPTTFAIGTEINLVQRLAAQYPQHEIFCLDPVVCPCSTMYRIHPGYLAWVLESLVAGEVVNRITVPADVADPARVALERMLAAKPSGAVK
- a CDS encoding NUDIX hydrolase, which codes for MVTVTRTPRAENRDADVRVAVSTVIFSVRRDAHDEPVLSLPLVRRTRDPFDGRWALPGGWLDATEELDAAASRTLAETTGLTPSYLEQLYAFGAVDRSPTRVVSIVYWALLRSDEVDAQVAAHARQGDAPENVEWFDANDLPALAFDHNDIVEYTLWRLRNKVGYSRIAHGLLPDEFTLADLREVTESILGKRLDPANFRRQVDTSDTLIPTERFRTGSHRPARLYRYNRDVELADRGPLRSRH
- a CDS encoding MarP family serine protease codes for the protein MPIIDIVLIALLAIALIAGLSRGFLATIGFFAGLALGAVAAYWATPFVGQWVADPMWRGPAMIGAGVFLLLVGSGLGSAVGRFFRRGADRIKLRVPERLLGGVVNVAAAALAISFVAGSLIPAGLPAVSAALGSSAVVRTIDDITPAPVRGALADLRGTVFAGGIPRLGELIQIGPVPSAPAVALDDPALTQAAQSVARISGTAYACGITSSGSGFVVADDRIVTNAHVVAGVDTPLVELPGRPAREGRVVYFDPTDDIAVVSVDDLDAAPLSISSTLPVGSPAVVQGYPGGGPFTSGSAQILSEGTVPVPDIYDTASTPRDIYALAGIVRPGNSGGPLLTTGGEVAGIVFARSDTDDNVGYAMTPAELLPVMAQMDSLSTPVASGSCTRR
- a CDS encoding alpha/beta hydrolase, which gives rise to MPDLGADEWAALLTGCATPAQVLDALAGADGSSLAALLQGRPGLAAILAQAEPAAVGPWWAELDEAQKDALIHAAPAIIGNLGGVSYAARDEANRIWLDAQLDEARAALAEAEKPPTFHEMLGGRGAAVAHAEQLEQARTRVAGLEAVQASLVTPDGGAPRSLITLTADSPPLAAISIGDLDAADNVTFAVPGMGTTTEGIEDWTRASQNLADLQNRLAPEQEHAVVAWVGYETPPIPVAEGGFGVMGNAFAERGAANLGRDLAVVDAMRPGALVNVVAHSYGTTTSSIALTRDDVHVDAYVTLGSAGLPADIDSASDLHADHVFAGQAQDVWAIDPAGGDQWAWTGRLSPEHPVNPISPDFGAHGFSVVGGDGPEPVTDHGVLTPSGTGYLDIRTESLRNVALATSGYSDAVSPYAAPGPTPLQQAFIEGLAHGTGY